A window from Sphingobacterium hotanense encodes these proteins:
- the proB gene encoding glutamate 5-kinase has product MKKPVLVVKFGSASITSNGEIDEQIVLEIARQCAQLQPKYNIVLVSSGAVAAGKRFIPKYTGTLAQRKAAAAIGNPLLVRTYGTYFRPFKIALAQSLCERQHFANRSQFLQLKSTYETLWKNNIIPIANENDVVSNKELKFSDNDELATLIAVGFGAEQVLFGTSVPGVLDDKGNVIPEIKVIDKEALSLARKEKSSVGLGGMTSKLNFARLANQLGIKAVIFSMQTENAILKAVKGETGTVCHPQKTRVSSRNKWLASGSLIAGMVQVDKGAIEALLNRKSLLAVGIKQVVQDFEVGEVFQIADEEGVVQAVAKSKIDSVSLKSGSKKNMEIAHANDIVLL; this is encoded by the coding sequence ATGAAAAAGCCGGTACTTGTTGTAAAGTTTGGTTCTGCGTCAATTACCAGTAATGGTGAAATTGATGAGCAGATTGTATTGGAAATCGCTAGACAATGTGCCCAGCTGCAACCCAAGTATAATATCGTTTTGGTTTCTTCGGGGGCCGTTGCGGCTGGAAAGCGCTTTATCCCCAAATACACAGGAACGTTAGCACAGCGGAAGGCTGCCGCAGCAATCGGCAACCCCTTGTTGGTAAGAACATACGGCACCTATTTCAGACCCTTTAAGATCGCTTTAGCGCAAAGTTTATGCGAGCGACAGCACTTTGCTAATAGGAGTCAGTTTCTTCAATTAAAGAGCACATATGAGACGCTATGGAAGAATAACATCATCCCAATAGCCAATGAGAATGACGTGGTCAGCAATAAGGAGCTCAAGTTTTCAGATAATGATGAATTAGCCACCTTGATCGCTGTTGGTTTTGGTGCGGAGCAGGTACTGTTTGGGACTTCGGTGCCGGGAGTGCTCGATGATAAAGGGAATGTGATTCCAGAAATTAAGGTTATCGATAAAGAAGCCTTATCGCTGGCGCGCAAAGAGAAGTCGTCGGTAGGATTGGGCGGGATGACCTCCAAGTTGAACTTCGCACGCCTAGCAAATCAATTGGGTATAAAGGCGGTCATCTTCAGCATGCAAACTGAAAATGCCATTCTTAAAGCGGTAAAAGGTGAAACAGGGACAGTGTGTCATCCTCAAAAAACGCGGGTTTCTTCCAGGAATAAATGGTTGGCGAGTGGAAGCTTAATTGCAGGTATGGTGCAGGTAGATAAGGGGGCAATTGAAGCGCTGCTGAACAGAAAAAGTTTGCTGGCAGTAGGTATTAAGCAGGTTGTTCAGGATTTTGAAGTTGGTGAAGTCTTTCAGATTGCTGACGAAGAAGGTGTGGTTCAGGCTGTTGCAAAATCGAAAATAGACTCGGTTAGTTTAAAATCGGGGAGTAAAAAGAACATGGAGATCGCGCATGCGAATGATATAGTACTGTTATGA
- a CDS encoding exodeoxyribonuclease III produces the protein MKIITYNVNGIRAALKKGWIDWLKIANPDVICLQEIKANLEQVPEILLIEDLGYEHYWYPAQKKGYSGTAIFTKKTPKHVEYGCGFEDYDFEGRAIRLDFDEASVMSVYFPSGTTGDIRQDFKYKFLDDFQNYSNELLKEKEKLVICGDYNICHRPIDIHNPKSNANSSGFLPAEREWMEQFINSGYVDSFRHLNANPHHYTWWSYRAGARAKNLGWRIDYNMVSNALKDNIKGAKIWTDAVHSDHCPVELILD, from the coding sequence ATGAAAATCATCACCTATAACGTTAATGGAATCCGTGCTGCTTTAAAAAAGGGATGGATTGATTGGTTAAAGATTGCTAACCCGGATGTTATTTGCTTGCAGGAAATCAAGGCGAATCTGGAACAGGTGCCGGAAATTCTGCTTATCGAAGATTTAGGCTATGAGCATTATTGGTATCCGGCGCAGAAGAAGGGTTATAGCGGAACGGCGATTTTTACCAAGAAGACGCCTAAACATGTTGAATATGGTTGCGGTTTTGAGGATTATGATTTCGAAGGTAGAGCCATTCGATTAGATTTTGATGAAGCTTCGGTCATGAGCGTGTATTTCCCTTCAGGTACGACAGGGGATATCCGGCAGGACTTTAAATATAAGTTCCTCGACGATTTTCAAAATTATAGCAATGAGCTATTGAAAGAAAAAGAGAAGCTTGTTATTTGTGGTGATTACAATATCTGTCACCGTCCGATCGATATTCATAATCCGAAGTCGAATGCAAACAGTTCTGGATTTCTACCTGCTGAGCGCGAGTGGATGGAGCAGTTTATCAACTCGGGTTATGTCGATTCGTTCAGACATCTAAATGCAAATCCACATCATTATACTTGGTGGAGCTATAGAGCCGGCGCGCGTGCAAAGAACTTAGGCTGGCGCATCGACTATAATATGGTGTCCAATGCCTTGAAAGATAATATTAAGGGAGCAAAAATATGGACGGATGCTGTGCATTCGGATCATTGTCCAGTAGAATTAATCCTTGATTAA
- a CDS encoding peptidylprolyl isomerase codes for MKRLSLMFAFMLAFVMLHAQTPKHYYVKISTPRGESTLKLYNETRKHRDNFVKLVKEGYYDSLMFHRVIHNFMIQGGDPDSRYAASRQELGNGGPSYRIPAEINPAIIHKKGAIGAARDNNPAKESSGSQFYLVQGRVFSQAALDSLEQFRLKGVKLSPLQRETYSTIGGTPHLDGNYTVFGELVKGLEMVDAVAAVKTDDNDRPYNDERFSMRLLTRAEARDLERELQGLGPKKGLSKLFDSMKSREYKLP; via the coding sequence ATGAAAAGACTTAGTTTAATGTTTGCTTTTATGCTGGCATTCGTGATGTTGCATGCGCAAACTCCTAAGCATTATTATGTAAAAATATCGACTCCAAGGGGGGAAAGCACTTTGAAGCTTTATAATGAAACGAGAAAGCACAGGGACAATTTTGTGAAGTTGGTGAAAGAGGGCTATTATGATTCATTAATGTTCCACCGTGTCATTCATAATTTCATGATTCAAGGTGGAGATCCTGATTCTCGTTATGCTGCAAGCAGACAGGAGTTGGGGAATGGTGGACCAAGCTATCGTATTCCTGCGGAAATCAATCCTGCTATCATTCATAAGAAAGGCGCAATTGGCGCAGCACGCGACAATAATCCGGCAAAGGAATCTTCAGGCTCGCAATTTTACCTTGTACAAGGTCGAGTTTTTAGTCAGGCGGCATTAGATTCATTGGAACAATTTCGTTTGAAAGGGGTGAAGTTGAGTCCGCTTCAACGGGAGACTTATTCAACCATCGGAGGTACGCCTCACTTGGATGGAAACTATACGGTATTTGGCGAGTTGGTTAAAGGTCTGGAGATGGTCGATGCTGTTGCTGCGGTGAAAACTGACGACAATGATCGCCCATATAACGACGAACGCTTTAGCATGCGTCTTTTAACAAGAGCAGAAGCTAGAGATCTGGAGCGTGAGCTACAAGGGCTTGGTCCGAAAAAGGGACTTTCGAAGTTGTTTGATTCCATGAAGTCGAGAGAATATAAATTACCATAA
- a CDS encoding low molecular weight protein-tyrosine-phosphatase: MKILMVCLGNICRSPLAHGIMAHMVREAGLDWEIDSAGTGDWHVGHAPDHRSIAVAKTNGIDISAQRAQFFVPDLFEKYDRIFVMDRNNYKDVLALSTSEEHSGKVSLFLDDDIVPDPYYDSDQFEPVFRMIEARCKILIDELNR; the protein is encoded by the coding sequence ATGAAAATATTGATGGTGTGTTTAGGGAATATATGTCGTTCGCCATTGGCGCATGGCATCATGGCGCATATGGTTCGTGAGGCGGGTTTGGATTGGGAAATTGACTCGGCGGGTACCGGCGATTGGCATGTAGGACACGCGCCAGACCATAGATCAATAGCAGTAGCGAAGACCAACGGCATAGATATATCGGCACAAAGAGCTCAATTCTTTGTGCCTGACCTGTTTGAAAAATATGATCGCATCTTTGTGATGGATCGTAATAATTATAAGGATGTTTTAGCCTTATCTACTTCGGAAGAACATAGCGGAAAAGTAAGCTTGTTTTTAGATGATGATATTGTTCCGGATCCCTACTATGATTCAGATCAGTTTGAACCGGTATTTCGTATGATCGAGGCGCGCTGTAAGATATTGATCGACGAATTGAATCGATAA